A window of the Deltaproteobacteria bacterium genome harbors these coding sequences:
- a CDS encoding xanthine dehydrogenase, with amino-acid sequence MSINPNLLHVTGASRFIGDEPAPQGMLQVMPLTSPHAHARINAIRTGAATAMPGVAAVLTWADIPGLNRIGLIRHDEPLLPGKIVSYVGQPVAVVAAATKALARAALEMIEIDYTPLPAVLGAAQAVARQHFFAPAKTIVRGDVQAALTASAHVLEGEVRCGGQEHFYLETQICRAVPGEGRTMTLFSATQSTAEIQEMAARILGLPGHDITVDVPRLGGAFGGKERGATIWACLAALACHVTGRPVELRLSRTEDMAWTGKRHPFAGRYRVGFDDTGRILGYELTLISDGGAFLDLSLPVLERAMLHADNAYFLPAARITGLVCRTNTPPNTAFRGFGAPQGIFVTEHVMERVARHLGLDPFEIRRRNCYREGQATPYGQPVTDAHGADLLDRLKTTADYPRLRREADAFNDAQSTLRRGLGVVPVKFGISFTTTFLNQGSALIWILRDGSVALSHGGVEMGQAVNTKVALVLAEELGLPLDRVRVETASTSRIANASPTAASTGSDLNGLAAQDAARTLLARLRPVAAKLLRAKDGTDIPPEYVVFAQNQAHDLRRPERTVPFADVAAAAHADRVNLGAHGFAAPEGIFYDARTGQGHPFLYFVLGCALVLAEVDLVSGQSRVVETHVVHETGRSLHPDIDLGQVAGAFFQGLGWMTMEELVRDKAGRCLTATPSTYKIPGFRDLPEALHIELVERSCDKASVKGSKAVGEPPLIYGEAVYFAIRDALESACGRAVDLPCPATPEAVLLALEPARPGNRTNHE; translated from the coding sequence ATGAGCATCAACCCCAATTTGCTGCACGTCACCGGCGCGTCCCGATTCATTGGCGACGAGCCCGCGCCACAAGGCATGCTCCAGGTCATGCCCCTGACCAGCCCCCATGCCCATGCCCGGATCAACGCCATCCGGACCGGGGCGGCCACCGCCATGCCAGGCGTGGCCGCCGTGCTGACATGGGCCGACATTCCGGGCCTGAACCGCATCGGGCTCATCCGCCACGACGAGCCTCTTTTGCCCGGCAAAATCGTGTCCTATGTCGGTCAGCCCGTGGCCGTGGTCGCGGCCGCAACAAAGGCACTGGCGCGGGCGGCCCTGGAAATGATCGAAATCGACTACACGCCCCTGCCCGCCGTGCTTGGCGCGGCCCAGGCCGTGGCCCGGCAGCACTTTTTCGCCCCGGCCAAGACCATCGTCCGGGGCGATGTCCAAGCGGCCCTGACGGCCAGCGCGCATGTTTTGGAAGGAGAAGTCCGCTGCGGCGGGCAGGAGCACTTCTATCTGGAAACCCAGATCTGCCGGGCCGTTCCGGGAGAAGGTCGGACCATGACCCTGTTTTCGGCCACCCAAAGCACGGCCGAAATCCAGGAAATGGCGGCCCGCATTCTGGGCCTGCCTGGCCACGACATCACCGTGGACGTGCCCAGACTGGGCGGGGCCTTTGGTGGCAAGGAGCGCGGCGCGACCATCTGGGCCTGCCTGGCCGCCCTGGCCTGCCACGTAACGGGCCGCCCCGTGGAACTACGCCTGAGCCGGACCGAGGACATGGCCTGGACCGGCAAACGCCACCCTTTTGCCGGCCGCTACCGGGTGGGTTTTGACGACACGGGCCGCATCCTAGGCTATGAACTGACCCTCATTTCCGACGGCGGAGCCTTTCTGGACCTGTCCCTGCCGGTTTTGGAACGGGCCATGCTCCACGCCGACAACGCCTATTTCCTGCCTGCGGCCCGCATCACCGGCTTGGTCTGCCGCACGAACACCCCGCCCAACACCGCCTTTCGCGGCTTTGGCGCGCCCCAGGGGATTTTCGTCACGGAACACGTCATGGAGCGCGTCGCCCGTCATCTTGGTCTGGACCCCTTCGAAATCCGGCGGCGCAACTGCTACCGCGAAGGACAAGCCACGCCCTACGGGCAGCCCGTGACGGACGCCCATGGCGCCGATCTGCTGGACCGGCTGAAAACCACGGCGGACTATCCCCGGCTGCGCCGGGAGGCGGACGCCTTCAATGACGCCCAGTCCACCCTGCGGCGCGGTCTGGGCGTGGTCCCGGTCAAGTTCGGCATTTCCTTCACGACGACGTTTTTAAACCAGGGCTCGGCCCTGATCTGGATTCTGCGCGACGGCTCCGTGGCCCTGTCCCATGGCGGGGTGGAAATGGGACAGGCCGTGAACACCAAGGTCGCCCTGGTCCTGGCCGAGGAGCTGGGCCTGCCCCTGGATCGCGTCCGCGTCGAGACGGCCAGCACCAGTCGCATCGCCAATGCCTCGCCCACGGCGGCGTCCACGGGCTCGGACTTGAACGGCCTGGCCGCCCAGGATGCCGCAAGAACCCTTCTCGCCCGGCTGCGGCCCGTGGCGGCAAAACTTCTGCGCGCGAAAGACGGAACGGACATACCCCCGGAATATGTGGTCTTCGCCCAGAATCAGGCCCACGACCTGCGCCGTCCCGAACGGACCGTGCCCTTCGCGGACGTGGCGGCGGCCGCCCACGCCGATAGAGTCAATCTTGGCGCGCATGGTTTCGCCGCGCCCGAGGGCATTTTTTACGACGCAAGGACCGGCCAGGGACATCCGTTTCTGTACTTTGTCCTGGGCTGCGCCCTGGTCCTGGCCGAGGTGGATCTGGTCTCCGGCCAGTCCCGCGTCGTCGAGACGCACGTCGTCCACGAAACCGGCCGCTCCCTGCACCCGGACATCGACCTAGGCCAGGTCGCAGGCGCGTTTTTCCAGGGCCTGGGCTGGATGACCATGGAAGAGCTGGTCCGCGACAAGGCCGGACGCTGCCTGACGGCGACGCCCTCGACCTATAAAATTCCGGGCTTTCGCGATCTACCAGAGGCACTGCACATCGAACTGGTCGAACGGTCCTGCGACAAGGCCAGCGTCAAGGGCAGCAAGGCCGTGGGCGAACCACCCCTCATCTACGGCGAGGCGGTCTATTTCGCCATCCGCGACGCCCTGGAATCCGCCTGCGGACGAGCCGTGGACCTGCCCTGTCCGGCCACGCCCGAGGCCGTGCTCCTGGCCCTGGAACCCGCGCGACCCGGAAACCGGACGAACCATGAATGA